The following are encoded in a window of Natrononativus amylolyticus genomic DNA:
- the ilvA gene encoding threonine ammonia-lyase, with translation MVEITRADVLSARERLDGSSLVQRTPVEFSRSLSDVSGADVFLKMEHLQRTGSFKTRGAYNKLLNVAERGDIEEVVAASAGNHAQGVALAAAETGVPSTIVMPTTAPQTKIDATRGYGAEVVLEGVNFGEAVSHAEALAERDGVELVHAFDDPAIVAGQGTLGLELLEDVPDLDTVVVPIGGGGLIGGIGAALAEERPDVRIVGVQASDAATVPESLEKGQPLPTDDVDTIADGIATGSTAELTFSLIDEHVDEVVTVSESELASGIVLLLERAKQLVEGAGAASVAALLGDQLDVTGETVVPVLSGGNLDMSRLQTILTHELTARRQMIRLQVRIDDGPGRMADISQRIGDLGANIRTVHHYRADGSLSVGEAFLVFLVETSGDSHAAAIIESIEREGYEVTQVN, from the coding sequence ATGGTCGAGATCACCCGCGCGGATGTCCTTTCGGCGCGCGAACGCCTCGACGGCTCGAGTCTGGTTCAGCGGACGCCCGTCGAATTCAGCCGCTCGCTCAGCGACGTTTCGGGCGCCGACGTCTTCCTCAAGATGGAACACCTCCAGCGTACCGGATCGTTCAAGACGAGGGGCGCGTACAACAAGCTCCTCAACGTCGCCGAACGCGGTGACATCGAGGAGGTCGTCGCCGCCAGCGCGGGAAACCACGCCCAGGGCGTCGCGCTGGCGGCCGCCGAAACCGGCGTCCCGTCGACGATCGTGATGCCGACGACCGCCCCGCAGACGAAGATCGACGCGACGCGAGGCTACGGCGCCGAGGTCGTCCTCGAGGGCGTCAACTTCGGCGAAGCGGTTTCCCACGCGGAGGCGCTCGCGGAGCGAGACGGCGTCGAACTCGTCCACGCGTTCGACGACCCGGCGATCGTCGCCGGCCAGGGAACGCTCGGACTCGAACTCCTCGAGGACGTTCCCGACCTGGACACCGTCGTCGTTCCGATCGGCGGCGGCGGCCTCATCGGCGGTATCGGGGCCGCCCTCGCCGAGGAGCGCCCGGACGTGCGGATCGTCGGTGTGCAGGCGAGCGACGCGGCGACCGTTCCCGAGAGCCTCGAGAAGGGCCAACCCCTGCCGACAGACGACGTCGACACGATCGCGGACGGTATCGCGACCGGCAGCACCGCCGAGCTGACGTTCTCGCTGATCGACGAGCACGTCGACGAGGTGGTCACCGTCAGCGAATCGGAGCTCGCCAGCGGCATCGTGCTGTTGCTCGAGCGGGCGAAACAGCTCGTCGAGGGGGCCGGCGCGGCGTCGGTGGCCGCGCTGCTCGGCGACCAGCTCGACGTGACCGGCGAAACCGTCGTCCCCGTGCTCTCTGGTGGCAACCTGGACATGTCCCGGCTCCAGACGATCCTCACCCACGAGCTGACCGCGCGACGCCAGATGATCAGGCTCCAGGTGCGAATCGACGACGGCCCGGGGCGAATGGCCGACATCTCACAGCGGATCGGCGACCTGGGGGCCAACATCCGAACGGTCCATCACTACCGCGCCGACGGCTCGCTCTCCGTCGGTGAGGCGTTTCTCGTCTTCCTCGTCGAGACGAGCGGCGACAGCCACGCTGCGGCGATCATCGAGTCGATCGAACGCGAGGGGTACGAGGTCACGCAGGTGAACTGA
- a CDS encoding IclR family transcriptional regulator, with protein sequence MAEAKNPVQAVQRTLDILSVLRDTGGARVTEIAREIGVSKGTVHCHLATLEENGYVVNENSEYKLGLRFIDLAHYAKDRIDIYDIATSEVDTLAEESGEMALFTVEEDGEGICLYTAEGAEAVKTEVYVGYRNQLYHTAVGKAMLAFMPAEKRDEIIENTEFEQLTPNTITDEDELRAELEQIREDGIAYNHGETIQGLVGAGAPIRDQDGTLYGAISIIGPVRRINEERLETEIPEMIHRAVNIIEINITSL encoded by the coding sequence ATGGCCGAAGCAAAAAACCCGGTGCAAGCGGTTCAACGGACGCTAGACATCCTCTCGGTGCTGCGAGACACTGGCGGGGCCCGCGTCACCGAGATCGCGAGGGAGATCGGGGTGTCGAAGGGAACCGTCCACTGTCACCTCGCGACGCTCGAGGAGAACGGCTACGTCGTCAACGAGAACAGCGAGTACAAACTGGGGCTGCGCTTCATCGACCTCGCCCACTACGCGAAAGACCGCATCGACATCTACGACATCGCCACCTCGGAGGTCGACACGCTCGCCGAGGAATCCGGCGAGATGGCACTGTTCACCGTCGAGGAGGACGGCGAAGGGATCTGCCTGTACACGGCGGAGGGTGCGGAAGCGGTCAAGACCGAAGTGTACGTCGGCTACCGAAACCAGCTCTATCACACGGCCGTCGGGAAGGCGATGTTAGCGTTCATGCCGGCGGAAAAGCGCGACGAGATCATCGAAAACACCGAGTTCGAGCAGCTCACGCCGAACACGATCACCGACGAGGACGAACTCCGGGCGGAACTCGAGCAGATCCGCGAGGACGGGATCGCCTACAACCACGGCGAGACGATCCAGGGGCTCGTCGGCGCGGGGGCACCCATCCGCGACCAGGACGGAACGCTCTACGGGGCGATCAGCATCATCGGCCCGGTCAGGCGCATCAACGAAGAGCGCCTCGAGACGGAGATCCCGGAGATGATCCACCGTGCAGTAAACATCATCGAGATCAACATCACCTCGCTGTAA
- a CDS encoding GNAT family N-acetyltransferase, whose translation MLDCRRLTADDLADALELSRQAGWNQVAADWQRLLALSPEGCFAGTVDGQLVATTTVITYGDDVSWIGMVLVDEAHRSQGYGSRIFERGLEYARERGGRRLGLDATHLGEPIYEKYGFERVAPVFRWQGTLSDNDGEHRAESAEPLESELLDAVCAFDRNALAVDRTDLVRELVAEPDVRGFVVGDSASVDGYAFVRPGRTHRQIGPIVASDSRTLEALLAAVTTALGERAVIVDAPERAGVEAALEAAGLDRTRELVRMTHPDRAELLLSDSVCGLVDFAFG comes from the coding sequence ATGCTCGACTGTCGCCGACTCACCGCCGACGATCTGGCTGACGCGCTCGAACTCTCGAGGCAGGCCGGCTGGAACCAGGTCGCAGCCGACTGGCAGCGCCTGCTCGCGCTCTCGCCCGAGGGCTGTTTCGCCGGAACCGTCGACGGCCAGCTCGTCGCGACGACGACGGTGATCACGTACGGCGACGACGTGAGCTGGATCGGGATGGTCCTCGTCGACGAAGCCCACCGGAGCCAGGGGTACGGAAGCCGGATCTTCGAGCGCGGTCTCGAGTACGCCCGCGAACGCGGCGGCCGACGGCTCGGCCTGGACGCGACCCACCTCGGGGAGCCGATCTACGAGAAGTACGGGTTCGAGCGCGTCGCGCCGGTGTTTCGCTGGCAGGGGACGCTCTCGGACAACGACGGTGAGCATCGCGCGGAATCCGCCGAACCGCTCGAGTCAGAGCTGCTCGACGCCGTCTGTGCGTTCGACCGGAACGCCCTCGCCGTCGACCGAACCGACCTGGTGCGAGAACTCGTCGCAGAACCGGACGTTCGAGGCTTCGTCGTCGGCGATTCGGCGAGCGTCGACGGCTACGCCTTCGTCCGGCCCGGCCGGACCCACCGGCAGATCGGTCCGATCGTCGCGTCCGATTCGCGCACGCTCGAAGCGCTGCTGGCCGCAGTTACGACGGCGCTCGGCGAACGTGCGGTGATCGTCGACGCGCCAGAGCGGGCGGGCGTCGAAGCCGCGCTCGAGGCGGCCGGGCTCGATCGAACCCGCGAACTCGTCCGGATGACCCATCCCGACCGCGCCGAACTGCTGCTTTCTGACTCGGTCTGCGGGCTCGTCGACTTCGCGTTCGGGTAG
- a CDS encoding RidA family protein, whose protein sequence is MEEISTSDAPDSIGPYSQAMKYGDTIYVSGQGPANPETREVEVDDIRDQTAQTLENIGAILEEAGSSLDKVIKANVYVTDMDNYDAVNDVYAEYMSEPFPARCAVEVSDLPIDIGVEIEVVAAA, encoded by the coding sequence ATGGAAGAGATCAGCACCAGCGACGCACCGGACAGCATCGGACCGTACTCGCAGGCGATGAAGTACGGCGACACGATCTACGTCTCGGGCCAGGGCCCGGCGAACCCGGAGACGAGGGAGGTCGAGGTCGACGACATTCGCGATCAGACGGCCCAGACCCTCGAGAACATCGGCGCGATCTTAGAGGAAGCCGGTTCGTCGCTCGACAAGGTGATCAAGGCGAACGTGTACGTCACCGATATGGACAACTACGACGCGGTCAACGACGTGTACGCCGAGTACATGTCCGAGCCGTTTCCGGCCCGCTGTGCCGTCGAGGTGTCGGACCTTCCCATCGACATCGGCGTCGAAATAGAGGTCGTCGCCGCCGCGTAG
- the ggt gene encoding gamma-glutamyltransferase, translated as MTNRNTRGNGDDGRSSRHDVTGIDRRQFLALTGATAGALAVGTGHAGADSQAVTDVPGFSCDRPQFTCGRQVRAGDGMVSTVDPIASGVAATVLREGGTAVDAAVAIQYVLTVTQPHGSGIGGGGFMIVYDADSGTVDIVNSRERASRNAEPEQFLDDDGDPIGFSERIQTGEAMGVPGTPMGLETALDLHGTRPRQRLITPAIKLARDGFTVDAFLAEQIASNTDKFNEAALEVFSDETGALYEEGDTMTNPDLAETLELIRRDGAEAFYEGPIATDLAAEIRRNAREPDRVVDEEDLAAYDVTLDDPVRGEWYDYEIVSQPPPSSGGAIVYYILKLFELLEGEQYDVRSPEKYHFLAEAQSLAWADRNEYLGDPEFVDVPLEGMLSEEYLASRAEMIELGSTAFDYQGGESSQPGEPGAFEPAGAPASAVQSGSTTHFSVVDQWGNAVSYTSTIEQFMGSGKVVPGRGFLINNELTDFSAIPDGPNMVEPNKRPLSSMSPTMVMEDGQPIFTAGSPGGIRIITATAHAILHGLVYDLEPLAAIEEPSIFKSTLPTVHWEDGVPEAARDQTDDWGLVWGDEPEVQGNVQVIEVDGDELIGAADPSRDGQATGFDRGGRGRPR; from the coding sequence ATGACCAATAGAAACACACGCGGTAACGGGGACGACGGACGCTCGAGTCGACACGACGTGACGGGAATCGATCGAAGACAGTTTCTCGCCCTCACGGGCGCAACCGCGGGCGCGTTAGCCGTCGGCACGGGTCACGCCGGGGCCGACTCACAGGCCGTAACGGACGTGCCCGGCTTCAGCTGTGACCGGCCGCAGTTCACCTGCGGACGACAGGTGCGCGCCGGCGACGGGATGGTCTCGACTGTCGATCCGATCGCGTCCGGCGTCGCCGCAACCGTCCTTCGCGAGGGCGGCACCGCCGTCGACGCTGCGGTCGCCATCCAGTACGTGCTCACGGTCACCCAGCCACACGGGTCCGGAATCGGCGGCGGCGGCTTCATGATCGTCTACGACGCCGACTCCGGGACGGTCGATATCGTCAACAGCCGCGAGCGCGCGTCGCGGAACGCCGAACCGGAGCAGTTCCTCGACGACGACGGCGATCCGATCGGGTTCTCCGAGCGAATCCAGACCGGCGAGGCGATGGGCGTCCCCGGGACCCCGATGGGCCTCGAGACCGCGCTCGACCTGCACGGCACCCGGCCGCGTCAGCGGCTGATAACGCCCGCTATCAAACTCGCTCGTGACGGATTTACGGTCGACGCGTTCCTCGCCGAACAGATCGCGAGCAACACGGACAAGTTCAACGAGGCCGCGCTCGAGGTCTTCAGCGACGAGACCGGCGCCCTCTACGAGGAGGGCGACACGATGACGAATCCGGATCTCGCCGAAACCCTCGAACTCATCAGGCGCGACGGAGCCGAGGCGTTCTACGAGGGGCCGATTGCGACGGATCTGGCGGCCGAGATCCGGCGGAACGCCAGGGAGCCGGACCGCGTCGTCGACGAGGAGGACCTGGCGGCCTACGACGTGACCCTCGACGACCCCGTACGCGGCGAGTGGTACGACTACGAAATCGTCTCCCAGCCGCCGCCGAGCTCCGGGGGTGCCATCGTCTACTACATCCTCAAACTGTTCGAACTGCTCGAGGGCGAACAGTACGACGTCCGCTCTCCGGAGAAGTACCACTTCCTGGCGGAGGCCCAGTCGCTGGCCTGGGCCGACCGCAACGAGTACCTCGGCGACCCCGAGTTCGTCGACGTCCCGCTCGAGGGGATGCTCTCGGAGGAGTACCTCGCCTCGCGAGCGGAGATGATCGAACTCGGCTCGACGGCGTTCGACTACCAGGGCGGCGAGAGCTCACAGCCCGGCGAGCCGGGGGCGTTCGAGCCCGCAGGCGCGCCGGCCTCCGCCGTGCAGTCGGGGTCGACTACGCACTTCTCGGTCGTCGACCAGTGGGGCAACGCCGTCTCGTACACGTCGACGATCGAGCAGTTCATGGGATCGGGGAAGGTTGTTCCCGGTCGCGGCTTCCTGATCAACAACGAACTGACCGACTTCAGCGCCATCCCCGACGGGCCCAACATGGTCGAACCGAACAAGCGCCCGCTCAGTAGCATGAGCCCGACGATGGTCATGGAAGACGGGCAACCGATCTTCACCGCCGGTTCTCCCGGCGGTATCCGGATCATCACCGCAACGGCGCACGCGATCCTCCACGGGCTGGTCTACGACCTCGAGCCGCTGGCGGCGATCGAGGAGCCGAGCATCTTCAAGTCCACCCTCCCGACCGTCCACTGGGAGGACGGCGTTCCGGAAGCCGCCCGCGACCAGACCGACGACTGGGGGCTGGTCTGGGGTGACGAGCCGGAAGTCCAGGGGAACGTCCAGGTAATCGAAGTCGACGGCGACGAACTGATCGGCGCCGCCGACCCGTCTCGAGACGGGCAGGCCACCGGCTTCGACCGTGGCGGCCGCGGTCGGCCGCGCTAA
- a CDS encoding NAD(P)/FAD-dependent oxidoreductase, translating into MNDAYEAVVVGGGIVGASAAYHLVRDGVETLLVDRDDEGRATDAGAGIVSPATSSRTASGPWFGLAVDAFEYYPTLVARLEAAGERETSFSRPGLLAVAVDEDETAPLSNSLERIDERKRRLANPAPGSVESLEPPAASARLPGLAPVRRAFHYADAARIDGRRFADATRRAAEDAGLDVENGDVADLTVANGSVRAVELADGRTIGADRVVVTGGAWSPAFADRLDVEIPVEPQRGQIAHLRHPELPTGEWPIVKGFRGHYVVPWSDGRVAVGATRESGSGYASRTTAAGVREVLEEALRLIPALGDAELREVRVGLRPASPDGLPILGAVPGIEGAYLATGHGPTGLTLGPYSGKLIAELVRGEAPSSGLEPFAPERFA; encoded by the coding sequence ATGAACGACGCATACGAAGCCGTCGTGGTCGGCGGCGGAATCGTCGGCGCGTCGGCGGCTTACCACCTCGTTCGTGACGGCGTGGAGACGCTTCTGGTCGACCGGGACGACGAGGGAAGAGCCACCGACGCCGGCGCGGGAATCGTCTCTCCGGCGACGAGCAGCCGAACCGCGTCCGGCCCGTGGTTCGGCCTCGCGGTCGACGCCTTCGAGTACTATCCGACGCTCGTCGCTCGACTGGAAGCGGCGGGTGAGCGGGAGACGAGTTTCTCACGGCCCGGACTGCTCGCCGTTGCGGTCGACGAGGACGAAACCGCCCCGCTCTCGAACTCCCTCGAGCGGATCGACGAGCGCAAGCGGCGACTGGCCAACCCGGCGCCGGGAAGCGTCGAGTCGCTCGAGCCCCCGGCGGCGTCCGCCCGACTCCCGGGACTGGCGCCGGTCAGGCGGGCGTTTCACTACGCCGACGCCGCCCGGATCGACGGCCGTCGGTTCGCGGACGCCACTCGTCGTGCAGCCGAGGACGCCGGCCTGGACGTCGAGAACGGGGACGTCGCCGACCTCACGGTCGCGAACGGCTCGGTTCGCGCCGTCGAACTGGCAGACGGGCGGACGATCGGGGCCGACCGGGTGGTCGTTACGGGCGGCGCATGGTCGCCCGCGTTCGCCGACCGGCTGGACGTCGAGATTCCCGTCGAACCCCAGCGCGGACAGATCGCGCACCTCCGCCACCCGGAGCTGCCGACCGGCGAGTGGCCGATCGTGAAGGGGTTTCGCGGCCACTACGTCGTCCCCTGGTCGGACGGGCGCGTGGCCGTCGGGGCGACCCGCGAGTCGGGGAGCGGGTACGCCTCGCGGACGACCGCCGCCGGCGTTCGCGAGGTGCTCGAGGAGGCACTTCGCCTGATCCCCGCCCTCGGGGACGCGGAACTGCGCGAGGTTCGCGTCGGGCTCCGGCCGGCCTCGCCCGACGGCCTCCCGATACTCGGGGCCGTTCCGGGGATCGAGGGCGCGTATCTCGCGACCGGCCACGGCCCGACGGGGCTCACGCTCGGGCCGTACAGCGGCAAACTGATCGCGGAACTCGTCCGGGGCGAGGCTCCCTCGAGCGGCCTCGAGCCGTTCGCACCGGAGCGGTTCGCCTGA
- a CDS encoding DUF4432 family protein, with translation MTPDHRTGPGPRLSTEFTYKGIEAAILENEALRVVVLTGKGGDLVEFRDKRTDVDVLWRAPHEWTAPRDRYVPSTETVWNEHYPGGWQTNLPIAGTGLEVEGSSYGLHGESALLPWEASVARDDGEAATLRLTVDLVRYPFSVERELTLRAGESRLHIDESVTNEGGVALEYVWQHHITLGEPLLSPVARLDLPEATGYNPPYGDDFPNGRLADEATYEWPHSPGRDGETVDLREIPAREETIHDQSFAIDMAEGWYALTNPDLDLGFGLHFPLDPFECLWYWQPFGGYHKSPWFNRNYNVGLEPTTSHPVATPDDEDVMNVLEPGETAEASFTAVTFGGLERVTGVSPDGAVDGPPS, from the coding sequence ATGACCCCAGACCACCGGACCGGGCCGGGGCCGCGACTCTCCACCGAGTTCACGTACAAGGGGATCGAGGCGGCGATCCTCGAGAACGAGGCGCTCCGGGTCGTCGTGCTGACGGGCAAGGGCGGGGATCTCGTCGAGTTCAGAGACAAACGCACGGACGTCGACGTCCTCTGGCGGGCGCCCCACGAGTGGACGGCGCCGCGGGATCGCTACGTGCCCTCGACGGAGACCGTCTGGAACGAACACTACCCCGGCGGCTGGCAGACGAACCTGCCGATCGCCGGCACCGGCCTCGAGGTCGAGGGGAGTTCTTACGGCCTCCACGGCGAGAGCGCGCTCCTCCCGTGGGAGGCGTCTGTCGCCCGCGACGACGGCGAGGCCGCGACGCTCCGGCTGACCGTCGATCTCGTCCGTTACCCGTTTTCCGTGGAACGGGAGTTGACCCTCCGGGCGGGCGAGTCCCGCCTGCACATCGACGAGTCGGTGACCAACGAGGGTGGGGTGGCCCTCGAGTACGTCTGGCAACACCACATCACCCTTGGCGAACCCCTGCTGTCGCCCGTCGCGAGGCTCGACCTCCCCGAGGCCACCGGCTACAACCCGCCCTACGGCGACGACTTTCCGAACGGTCGGCTTGCCGACGAGGCGACCTACGAGTGGCCCCACTCGCCGGGACGCGACGGCGAAACCGTAGACCTCCGCGAGATTCCCGCACGTGAGGAGACGATTCACGACCAGTCGTTCGCGATCGACATGGCTGAGGGCTGGTACGCGCTCACCAACCCCGATCTCGATCTCGGGTTCGGCCTGCACTTTCCGCTCGATCCGTTCGAGTGTCTCTGGTACTGGCAACCCTTCGGCGGCTACCACAAGTCGCCGTGGTTCAACCGCAACTACAACGTCGGCCTCGAGCCGACGACGTCCCACCCGGTGGCAACACCCGACGACGAGGACGTGATGAACGTCCTCGAGCCCGGCGAGACCGCTGAGGCCTCGTTCACCGCGGTCACGTTCGGCGGCCTCGAGCGAGTGACGGGCGTGTCGCCGGACGGGGCCGTGGACGGACCGCCGTCGTGA
- a CDS encoding neutral/alkaline non-lysosomal ceramidase N-terminal domain-containing protein: MANDRTRGETADGAGLEWRIGTATAPITPEADADHRLIGFGARDGHMDGVEHDIYARAVAFEDRRGRRMVFLSFELLFVFESQREFLEAECAKRWDLEPEALVITPSHTHYGPDYDVLREGLEEDYDRDDDLVASYREFVDETLLSVIGDALDDLEPASLAHYRARCAIAMNRRRPSEEGIGFSPTADGPVDHDLPVLVAETADGTTKAILFGYACHPTVGMSYCNEVNGDWPGYAMAALEEFYPEATAVFVIGCAGDQKAYPQGTRALVKQHAETAATAVERALVTEPRPVRGPLRLVAGNVALDVENPVDDGSDGNDGETVGTEVTDHRPYPIQAVGFGTDLTLLSLSGEVVADFSLRLKETLAAPLWVAGYANNTGYLPTRRILAEGGYESWQSFEDGLYAPTTEDRILTKAVAVAERAGARRREP, from the coding sequence ATGGCGAACGACCGAACACGCGGAGAGACAGCCGACGGCGCCGGCCTCGAGTGGCGGATCGGAACCGCGACGGCGCCGATCACCCCCGAGGCCGACGCCGACCACCGGCTCATCGGCTTCGGCGCCCGCGACGGCCACATGGACGGCGTCGAACACGACATCTACGCCCGCGCGGTGGCGTTCGAGGATCGACGGGGGCGACGGATGGTCTTCCTCTCGTTCGAACTGCTGTTCGTCTTCGAGAGCCAGCGCGAGTTCCTCGAGGCGGAGTGTGCGAAGCGGTGGGACCTCGAGCCCGAGGCGCTCGTCATCACCCCGAGTCACACCCACTACGGGCCGGACTACGACGTCCTCCGGGAGGGTCTCGAGGAGGACTACGACCGGGACGACGACCTCGTCGCTTCCTACCGCGAGTTCGTCGACGAGACGCTGCTCTCGGTGATCGGCGACGCACTCGACGACCTCGAGCCCGCGTCGCTGGCTCACTACCGCGCGCGGTGTGCCATCGCGATGAACCGCCGGCGACCGTCCGAGGAGGGGATCGGCTTCTCGCCGACCGCCGACGGCCCCGTCGACCACGACCTCCCGGTGCTCGTCGCCGAAACCGCCGACGGGACGACGAAGGCGATCCTGTTCGGCTACGCCTGCCACCCGACCGTCGGGATGTCCTACTGCAACGAGGTCAACGGCGACTGGCCGGGGTACGCGATGGCGGCCCTCGAGGAGTTCTACCCGGAGGCGACGGCGGTCTTCGTCATCGGCTGCGCCGGCGACCAGAAGGCGTACCCGCAGGGGACTCGAGCGCTCGTCAAACAGCACGCGGAGACGGCGGCCACCGCCGTCGAGCGAGCGCTCGTGACCGAGCCGCGGCCGGTTCGCGGACCGCTTCGGCTCGTGGCCGGCAACGTGGCCCTCGACGTCGAGAACCCCGTGGACGACGGCAGCGACGGAAATGACGGAGAAACGGTCGGCACTGAAGTCACGGACCACCGCCCGTACCCGATCCAGGCGGTCGGCTTCGGCACCGACCTCACCCTGCTCTCGCTCTCGGGCGAGGTCGTCGCCGACTTCTCGTTACGGCTGAAGGAGACCCTGGCGGCGCCGCTGTGGGTAGCGGGCTACGCCAACAACACGGGCTATCTCCCGACGCGGCGCATCCTCGCCGAAGGTGGCTACGAATCCTGGCAGTCGTTCGAGGACGGGCTGTACGCCCCGACGACTGAAGACCGGATTCTCACGAAGGCAGTCGCGGTGGCCGAGCGGGCCGGCGCCCGACGGAGGGAGCCATGA
- a CDS encoding aminotransferase class III-fold pyridoxal phosphate-dependent enzyme, with protein sequence MSKGSQSAASDRSVQESRKLVDRAARVVPGATQTGSKAPTQFVQGVSPTHIARADGSRLWDADGNEYVDCNAALGPVLLGHNYPAVTDAVKAQLDDGTMYTMEHPLHVEVAELLTEVVPCAEMVKFAKSGNDVTALAAKVARAHTGRDVIATQGYHGWPDVWTSANEGLDAGIPDGIGDNTVAFEYNDIESVERIFEAHPDNVAAIVTTPVNLEDPADDFLERLQELAEREGALLVFDEVLTGFRFAIGGAQEYYGVTPDLACFAKAMANGFPISALAGKREYMETIDRDDFFYSMTYAGDAASLAAAKAAITVQREEDVHEHIFRIGDSLLEGYNELATEVGLEDRTRATGLPPRFAIQFHDEEGDHDQAVRSLFMQEAHKRGVLYTGSHIPTYSHTDEDVAFVLDAYRESLEVVADALESDDVTDRLEGEPVGATLRQRTGEND encoded by the coding sequence ATGTCCAAGGGTTCGCAATCGGCCGCGAGCGACCGGTCGGTACAGGAGTCACGAAAGCTAGTGGATCGGGCGGCGCGGGTCGTCCCGGGGGCGACCCAGACTGGGAGCAAAGCGCCGACGCAGTTCGTCCAGGGCGTCTCGCCGACGCACATCGCCCGCGCGGACGGGAGCCGCCTGTGGGACGCCGACGGCAACGAGTACGTCGACTGCAACGCGGCGCTGGGACCGGTGCTCCTCGGTCACAACTACCCCGCCGTGACCGACGCGGTCAAAGCGCAGCTCGATGACGGGACGATGTACACGATGGAGCACCCGCTCCACGTCGAGGTGGCTGAACTCCTCACCGAGGTCGTCCCCTGTGCGGAGATGGTGAAGTTCGCCAAGAGCGGCAACGACGTGACCGCCCTCGCCGCGAAGGTGGCGCGGGCACACACCGGCCGGGACGTGATCGCGACCCAGGGCTACCACGGCTGGCCCGACGTCTGGACGAGCGCCAACGAAGGGCTCGACGCCGGTATTCCGGATGGCATCGGCGACAACACCGTCGCATTCGAGTACAACGACATCGAGAGTGTCGAGCGGATCTTCGAAGCGCACCCCGATAACGTCGCGGCGATCGTGACGACGCCGGTAAACCTCGAGGACCCGGCGGACGACTTCCTCGAGCGCCTGCAGGAACTCGCGGAGCGCGAGGGAGCCCTGCTGGTGTTCGACGAAGTGTTGACCGGCTTCCGATTCGCCATCGGTGGCGCACAGGAGTACTACGGCGTCACCCCCGACCTCGCCTGCTTCGCGAAGGCGATGGCCAACGGGTTCCCCATCTCGGCGCTCGCCGGAAAGCGCGAGTACATGGAGACGATCGACCGCGACGACTTCTTCTACTCGATGACCTACGCCGGCGACGCAGCCTCGCTCGCCGCGGCGAAGGCGGCGATCACCGTCCAGCGGGAGGAGGACGTCCACGAACACATCTTCCGGATCGGCGACTCGCTCCTCGAGGGGTACAACGAGCTCGCGACCGAGGTGGGACTCGAGGACCGGACTCGAGCGACGGGGCTTCCGCCGCGCTTTGCGATCCAGTTCCACGACGAGGAGGGCGACCACGACCAGGCCGTTCGGAGCCTCTTCATGCAGGAGGCCCACAAGCGCGGCGTGCTCTACACCGGCAGTCACATCCCGACGTACAGCCACACCGACGAGGACGTCGCGTTCGTCCTCGATGCCTACCGCGAGTCGCTCGAGGTTGTCGCCGACGCCCTCGAGAGCGACGACGTGACCGACAGGCTCGAGGGCGAGCCGGTCGGCGCGACGCTGCGCCAGCGGACCGGCGAGAACGACTGA